The Uruburuella testudinis genome window below encodes:
- a CDS encoding hemerythrin domain-containing protein — protein MKPLKRHPDLIERSREHHHSLALCVRILRDPAATHQTDIEAHRPDLLAHFQAEEQQFAPHWPALDEKLRSRFEADHAGLRDMLAHPQYQNSEWNRRLAVTLRDHARFEERELFPAIEPFLDTP, from the coding sequence ATGAAACCTCTAAAACGCCACCCCGATTTAATCGAACGCTCACGCGAGCATCATCATTCATTGGCATTATGCGTGCGTATCCTGCGCGACCCCGCCGCCACACATCAAACCGATATCGAAGCCCACCGCCCTGATTTGCTGGCTCATTTTCAGGCTGAAGAGCAACAGTTTGCACCTCATTGGCCGGCACTCGATGAAAAACTGCGCAGCCGCTTTGAGGCCGACCACGCCGGGCTGCGCGATATGCTGGCGCACCCGCAATATCAAAATAGTGAGTGGAACCGCCGCTTGGCCGTTACCTTGCGTGATCACGCCCGCTTTGAAGAGCGCGAGCTGTTTCCGGCCATTGAGCCTTTTCTGGATACGCCGTAA
- a CDS encoding RrF2 family transcriptional regulator has protein sequence MYLTQHTDYALRVLIYSAINDDALVNIGTIADTYGISKSHLMKVVTALVKGGFLTSMRGKGGGLKLACEPEQINIGAVVRHMEPMQMVECMGPNNDCLISPNCRLAGIIGGGIKAFLNYLDGFTLADLLNKPTYDVLYLPKVDIMAV, from the coding sequence ATGTATTTGACCCAACACACCGATTACGCCTTGCGTGTGCTGATTTACAGCGCCATTAACGATGATGCGCTGGTCAATATCGGCACCATCGCCGACACCTACGGCATTTCCAAAAGCCACTTGATGAAAGTGGTTACTGCACTGGTAAAAGGCGGTTTTCTAACCAGCATGCGCGGCAAGGGCGGCGGCCTCAAGCTGGCGTGTGAGCCGGAGCAGATCAACATCGGCGCGGTGGTGCGTCATATGGAGCCGATGCAGATGGTCGAATGCATGGGCCCTAATAACGACTGCCTGATTTCGCCCAACTGCCGCCTGGCCGGCATTATCGGCGGCGGCATCAAAGCCTTTCTCAATTATCTCGACGGCTTTACTCTGGCCGATTTGCTCAACAAACCGACCTACGATGTGCTGTATCTGCCCAAAGTAGACATCATGGCCGTCTGA
- a CDS encoding NnrS family protein: MTMLFKHPVWAMAFRPFYALAALFGAASILLWGFGYPGTPDLPSFYWHAHEMIWGYAGAVVVGFLLTAVATWTGQPPTRGGALFGLTAVWLLARIAALVPGGAAVSGVAGTVFFWYAAVCMALPVIRSRNSRNYIAVAALVLFGLTHAVFHLYLQPFQPGALLNGLLSGLVMVAGFIGLVGMRIISFFTAKRLNIAQVASPMWVALAALVLPMLMAVLMMLQTALPLAGLLGVAAGVINLVQVCRWWHKGVLREPMLWVLFAGYAFTALGLLVTGLAQWLPAYLSLGVHLIGVGGIGLLTVGMMARTALGHTGHPIYPAPKPVSLAFWLMIAATLIRILATFVSGTAYTHSIRCSAVLFTLSLLLYAWRYIPWLLKPRADGKAG, translated from the coding sequence ATGACTATGCTGTTCAAACACCCTGTTTGGGCCATGGCTTTCCGCCCGTTTTACGCGCTGGCGGCGCTTTTCGGCGCGGCCTCAATACTGCTGTGGGGCTTCGGCTACCCGGGCACGCCTGATTTGCCTTCGTTTTACTGGCATGCCCACGAAATGATTTGGGGCTATGCCGGTGCGGTGGTGGTGGGCTTTCTGCTCACGGCCGTGGCCACCTGGACCGGCCAGCCGCCTACCCGCGGCGGTGCATTATTCGGCCTGACCGCGGTTTGGCTGCTGGCGCGGATTGCCGCGCTCGTTCCCGGCGGTGCCGCGGTAAGCGGTGTGGCCGGTACGGTGTTTTTCTGGTATGCGGCGGTGTGCATGGCGCTGCCGGTCATACGCAGCCGCAATTCGCGCAACTATATCGCCGTGGCGGCGCTGGTTTTGTTCGGCCTCACCCATGCGGTGTTCCACCTTTATTTGCAGCCGTTCCAACCCGGCGCACTGCTCAACGGCCTGCTCTCGGGGCTGGTGATGGTGGCGGGCTTTATCGGCCTCGTGGGCATGCGCATCATCTCGTTTTTTACCGCCAAACGTTTGAACATTGCGCAAGTAGCCAGCCCGATGTGGGTGGCTTTGGCCGCGTTGGTGCTGCCGATGCTGATGGCGGTGCTGATGATGCTGCAAACAGCATTGCCGTTAGCCGGCCTGCTGGGCGTGGCCGCCGGTGTGATCAATTTGGTGCAGGTGTGCCGCTGGTGGCATAAAGGGGTGTTGCGCGAGCCGATGCTGTGGGTGCTTTTCGCCGGCTATGCCTTTACCGCTCTGGGGCTGTTGGTAACCGGCCTGGCGCAATGGCTGCCCGCCTATCTTTCTTTAGGTGTGCATTTAATCGGCGTGGGCGGCATCGGCCTGCTCACCGTCGGCATGATGGCGCGTACCGCACTCGGGCATACCGGCCACCCGATTTACCCTGCTCCCAAACCCGTATCTTTGGCTTTTTGGCTGATGATAGCTGCCACTCTGATACGTATTCTGGCCACTTTTGTCAGCGGCACGGCCTATACCCACAGCATCCGCTGCTCCGCCGTTCTGTTTACCCTCTCGCTGCTGCTGTATGCCTGGCGCTACATCCCCTGGCTGCTGAAACCGCGCGCAGACGGCAAGGCAGGCTAG
- a CDS encoding uroporphyrinogen-III C-methyltransferase, whose protein sequence is MKPDETQNPSGQAAQSQPIVVSPDGIATPPEAAPDSAESHEAAQAGTARNEAGREPEPASETKPEPVPPAAGRPEPNNTGKNMSESNQTPTAAPAPVVIKQSSGKGLAAGALVLALLGLGASGFLFVQGQNILKTQQLSFDQKIDKAALGESQNASLLQDNIRKQTEVQAALTQLSDGQKQNTAQIAAANRAYQELLKGRADWLVDETEATLNLAAQQLLLSGNVPVALSTLENIENRLSRFDQPDLLPIKQAVSNDLAALKNRPYLDMAGASLRLGRLETAVAGLPLMVDGTLQPGQTAAAPANTDGLPWWQAAWEKTLAGLKGMVEVRKLNNNDAMLMAPEQVYFVRENLRLRLLDARVALMQHNGEVFQSDLNSAEAAVKQYFDGRSPATQSWLKELSDLKALDVRMIADDPLKASLTAVRAYQDNLRTAHPDALPDAAAESTASEPAAASAPAAASEPEAAPASSAGTAAPAAKPASAPDAVKGDQA, encoded by the coding sequence ATGAAGCCCGACGAAACGCAAAACCCATCCGGCCAAGCGGCGCAATCCCAACCGATTGTGGTGTCGCCCGACGGCATCGCCACGCCGCCCGAAGCCGCGCCCGACAGTGCGGAATCACACGAAGCGGCGCAGGCCGGCACCGCCCGAAACGAAGCAGGGCGCGAGCCGGAGCCCGCATCCGAAACCAAGCCCGAACCCGTGCCGCCGGCAGCCGGTCGCCCGGAACCCAACAACACAGGAAAAAACATGTCTGAATCCAATCAAACACCGACAGCCGCCCCCGCCCCCGTGGTGATCAAACAGTCTTCCGGCAAAGGCCTGGCCGCCGGTGCGCTGGTGTTGGCCTTGTTGGGCTTGGGGGCCAGTGGCTTTTTATTTGTGCAGGGGCAGAATATTTTAAAAACCCAGCAATTGAGCTTCGACCAGAAAATCGATAAAGCCGCTTTGGGCGAAAGCCAAAACGCCAGCCTGCTGCAAGACAATATCCGCAAACAAACCGAAGTGCAGGCCGCTTTGACACAGCTTTCAGACGGCCAAAAGCAAAATACCGCGCAAATCGCCGCCGCCAACCGTGCGTATCAAGAGCTGCTCAAAGGCCGTGCCGACTGGCTGGTAGACGAAACCGAAGCCACGTTGAATCTGGCGGCACAGCAATTGCTGCTGTCGGGCAATGTGCCGGTTGCCCTCAGCACGCTGGAAAATATCGAAAACCGCCTGAGCCGTTTCGACCAGCCCGATCTGCTGCCGATTAAACAAGCCGTGAGCAACGATTTGGCAGCCTTGAAAAACCGCCCGTATTTAGATATGGCCGGCGCATCGCTGCGCTTGGGCCGTTTGGAAACCGCAGTGGCCGGTTTGCCGCTGATGGTTGACGGCACTTTGCAGCCGGGGCAGACCGCCGCCGCGCCGGCAAATACCGACGGCCTGCCGTGGTGGCAGGCAGCATGGGAAAAAACCTTGGCCGGCCTCAAAGGCATGGTGGAAGTGCGCAAGCTGAATAATAACGATGCCATGCTGATGGCGCCCGAGCAAGTGTATTTCGTGCGTGAAAACCTGCGCTTGCGGCTCTTGGATGCCCGCGTGGCGCTGATGCAGCATAACGGCGAAGTGTTCCAAAGCGATTTGAACAGCGCCGAAGCGGCGGTGAAACAATATTTCGACGGCCGCTCGCCGGCCACCCAATCGTGGTTGAAAGAATTGTCGGATTTAAAAGCGCTTGATGTGCGCATGATTGCCGATGACCCGCTCAAAGCCAGCCTGACCGCCGTGCGCGCTTATCAAGACAATCTGCGCACCGCCCATCCGGATGCGCTGCCTGATGCCGCTGCGGAAAGCACCGCATCAGAGCCTGCCGCCGCCTCGGCTCCGGCTGCTGCTTCCGAGCCTGAGGCCGCGCCCGCTTCGTCTGCCGGCACGGCCGCGCCCGCCGCCAAACCGGCATCTGCACCTGACGCAGTGAAAGGGGATCAAGCATGA
- the argC gene encoding N-acetyl-gamma-glutamyl-phosphate reductase codes for MANRIKIGIVGATGYTGVELLRLLALHPGAEVTAITSRSEAGVHVADYFPSLRGIYDLAFQTPEEAGLEQCDLVFFATPHGVAMRDAPALLEQGVRVVDLSADFRIKDIPTWEQWYGMPFTAAETLQEAVYGLCELNRESIKTARLVANPGCYPTCVSLPLLPLLQHNLVNTGMPLIADCKSGVSGAGRKAAVGTLFCEAGDNFKAYGIGGHRHLPEIKQTISALQADAAKGFVFVPHLTPVIRGMHATQYVHLQADCNPHDILSSFYRNSPFVDVMPPGSTPETRSVRGANICRISVQKAPQSDVWILLSVIDNLVKGAAGQAVQNMNIMFGFDETAGLQTAPLLP; via the coding sequence ATGGCAAACCGCATCAAAATAGGCATCGTCGGCGCCACCGGCTACACCGGCGTCGAATTATTGCGCCTGCTGGCCCTTCATCCCGGTGCAGAAGTGACCGCCATTACCAGCCGCAGCGAAGCCGGTGTGCACGTAGCCGATTATTTTCCCAGCCTGCGCGGTATTTATGATTTAGCGTTCCAAACGCCCGAAGAAGCAGGGCTGGAACAATGCGATTTGGTATTTTTCGCCACACCGCACGGCGTTGCCATGCGCGATGCCCCCGCCCTGCTCGAGCAAGGCGTGCGCGTGGTCGATTTATCGGCCGATTTCCGCATCAAAGACATCCCCACCTGGGAGCAATGGTACGGCATGCCCTTTACCGCCGCCGAAACCCTGCAAGAAGCCGTGTACGGCCTGTGCGAGCTTAACCGCGAATCCATCAAAACCGCCCGCTTGGTTGCCAACCCCGGCTGCTACCCCACCTGCGTATCATTGCCGCTGCTGCCGCTGTTGCAGCACAACCTCGTCAATACCGGCATGCCGCTGATTGCCGACTGCAAATCCGGCGTTTCCGGTGCCGGCAGAAAAGCCGCCGTCGGCACCTTGTTTTGCGAAGCCGGCGACAACTTTAAAGCCTATGGCATCGGCGGTCACCGCCACCTGCCCGAAATCAAACAAACCATCTCTGCCCTGCAAGCCGATGCGGCCAAAGGCTTTGTGTTTGTGCCCCATCTCACCCCGGTTATCCGCGGTATGCACGCCACCCAATACGTTCATCTGCAAGCAGACTGCAACCCGCACGATATTTTGAGCAGCTTTTACCGCAACAGCCCGTTTGTAGACGTTATGCCGCCGGGCAGCACCCCCGAAACCCGCAGTGTGCGCGGCGCCAATATCTGCCGCATCAGCGTGCAGAAAGCCCCCCAAAGCGATGTGTGGATACTGCTCTCGGTGATCGACAACCTGGTCAAAGGCGCTGCCGGCCAAGCCGTGCAAAACATGAACATCATGTTTGGCTTCGACGAAACCGCCGGTTTGCAAACCGCGCCTTTGTTGCCATAA
- a CDS encoding uroporphyrinogen-III synthase gives MPTLLITRPEGRAAAEMQACAAAGWRAVPFSPIRIEADAAALQQLPARFRAADAVFWVSPSAVAAAAPLLDFSDGLPVQIAVGQGSAKALAQYCPQPVYAPETGNDSEAVLRLDVWQNLAHSAKILIVRGRGGRDFLAQSLRRQGFAVELAEVYFRRPQALDWALFAQEKPQAAYVTSSAIASALFAQVPLELAQSLETLLYFTHHERIAATLRAAGADNVRLVAQLDMHTLQRETE, from the coding sequence ATGCCCACATTATTGATTACCCGCCCCGAAGGCCGTGCCGCCGCCGAAATGCAGGCTTGCGCGGCGGCAGGTTGGCGCGCTGTGCCGTTCAGCCCCATCCGCATCGAAGCCGATGCCGCCGCCTTACAGCAGTTGCCGGCCAGGTTTCGGGCGGCAGATGCGGTGTTTTGGGTCAGCCCGAGTGCGGTGGCGGCAGCTGCGCCCTTGTTGGATTTTTCAGACGGCCTGCCGGTGCAGATTGCCGTGGGGCAGGGCAGCGCCAAAGCTTTGGCACAATATTGCCCGCAGCCGGTTTATGCGCCGGAAACGGGCAACGACAGCGAAGCGGTGTTACGGCTGGATGTATGGCAAAACCTGGCACACAGCGCGAAAATCCTCATTGTACGCGGCCGCGGCGGGCGCGACTTTTTGGCACAATCGCTGCGGCGGCAAGGCTTTGCGGTCGAGCTTGCCGAAGTGTATTTCAGACGGCCTCAGGCATTGGATTGGGCGCTGTTTGCGCAAGAAAAACCGCAAGCCGCATATGTGACTTCGTCGGCAATCGCCTCGGCCTTATTTGCACAAGTGCCGCTCGAATTGGCGCAATCTCTCGAAACCTTGCTATACTTTACCCACCATGAGCGCATAGCCGCCACGCTGCGTGCCGCCGGCGCCGACAATGTCCGGCTGGTGGCGCAGCTCGATATGCATACCTTACAGCGCGAAACGGAGTAA
- the pip gene encoding prolyl aminopeptidase: MYPVCETNRSGWLQVSPVHQIYWEESGSPTGKPVIFLHGGPGAGAPPVCRSFFNPEIYRIIIIDQRGCGRSTPYACVEDNTTWDLVADIEKVRDMLDIGRWLVFGGSWGSTLALAYAQTHPERVAGLILRGIFLCCQHEIDWLNEAGGASRIYPEQWQQYIAPIAVDKRNRLVRAYHELLFGDDEQQRLQAAKAWEDWESYLVQFEPEPVSNDAYGALAIARIENHYFMNLGWLEGGRAILANIAQIRDIPAVIVQGRYDMCTPMHSAWALYQAWPQADLRIVQGGHAATEGDVAAALVAATDRFASAYHW, from the coding sequence ATGTATCCCGTTTGTGAAACCAACCGCAGCGGCTGGTTGCAGGTATCGCCTGTGCATCAGATTTATTGGGAAGAATCGGGCAGCCCGACAGGCAAACCGGTGATTTTTCTGCACGGCGGGCCGGGGGCGGGTGCTCCGCCGGTGTGCAGAAGTTTTTTCAACCCCGAAATTTACCGCATCATCATCATCGACCAGCGCGGCTGCGGGCGCTCCACGCCGTATGCCTGTGTGGAAGACAATACCACTTGGGATTTGGTGGCGGATATTGAAAAAGTGCGCGATATGCTCGACATCGGGCGTTGGCTGGTGTTCGGCGGTTCGTGGGGCAGCACGTTGGCGTTGGCCTATGCCCAAACCCATCCCGAGCGGGTGGCGGGTTTGATTTTGCGCGGAATTTTTCTGTGCTGCCAACATGAAATCGATTGGCTCAACGAGGCGGGTGGCGCCAGCCGGATTTATCCCGAGCAATGGCAGCAATATATTGCGCCGATTGCGGTGGATAAGCGTAATCGGTTGGTGCGGGCTTATCATGAATTGTTATTCGGCGATGATGAGCAGCAGCGCTTGCAGGCGGCCAAGGCTTGGGAAGATTGGGAAAGCTATCTGGTTCAGTTTGAGCCGGAGCCGGTCAGCAACGATGCTTACGGTGCACTTGCGATTGCCCGCATTGAAAACCATTATTTTATGAATTTGGGCTGGCTGGAAGGCGGGCGGGCAATTTTGGCCAATATTGCCCAAATCCGCGATATTCCTGCCGTGATTGTGCAGGGGCGCTATGATATGTGTACGCCGATGCACAGCGCCTGGGCGTTGTATCAGGCGTGGCCGCAGGCGGATTTGCGCATTGTGCAGGGCGGGCATGCCGCAACAGAAGGTGACGTGGCCGCCGCGCTGGTGGCGGCTACCGATCGATTTGCATCGGCATATCATTGGTAA
- the hemC gene encoding hydroxymethylbilane synthase, with product MVDLPASVFTHLRALFMTSPSKLIIASRESALAMWQAEHIQARLQALYPECDVQILGMTTRGDQILDKTLSKIGGKGLFIKELEQALQEGRADLAVHSIKDVPMDLPEGFALAAIGERASPFDAFVSNRYERLEDLPHGAVVGTSSLRREAQLRARYPHLNIKPLRGNVQTRLGKLDKGEYDAIILAAAGLQRLGLDERIRLILSPLDSLPAAGQGALGIEIAAHRYDLLEALNPLNHAVTNACVSAERALARALDGSCQVPLAAYCTEADGLLTLHGLVGHPDGSVTLQAQAEAPLAYADALGRAVAKKLAEDGAIELIQAILAEQ from the coding sequence ATGGTAGACTTGCCCGCATCCGTATTCACGCATTTGCGAGCTTTATTTATGACTTCCCCAAGCAAACTCATTATCGCCAGCCGCGAAAGCGCACTGGCCATGTGGCAGGCCGAACACATTCAGGCGCGCCTGCAAGCCCTTTACCCCGAGTGCGACGTGCAGATACTCGGCATGACTACCCGCGGCGACCAAATCCTCGACAAAACCCTTTCCAAAATCGGCGGCAAAGGCCTGTTTATCAAAGAGCTGGAGCAGGCGCTGCAAGAGGGGCGTGCCGATTTGGCCGTGCATTCGATTAAAGACGTGCCGATGGATTTGCCCGAAGGCTTCGCGCTGGCCGCCATCGGAGAGCGCGCCAGCCCGTTTGATGCCTTTGTATCCAACCGATACGAGCGGCTGGAAGACTTGCCGCACGGCGCAGTAGTGGGCACCTCCAGCCTGCGCCGCGAAGCCCAATTGCGCGCCCGCTATCCCCATCTCAACATCAAACCCCTGCGCGGCAACGTGCAAACCCGTTTGGGCAAGCTTGATAAGGGCGAATACGATGCCATCATTCTCGCTGCCGCCGGTTTGCAGCGGCTCGGCCTTGATGAACGCATCCGCCTGATTTTGTCGCCGCTCGACAGCCTGCCCGCAGCCGGACAGGGCGCGCTCGGTATCGAAATCGCCGCCCACCGCTATGATTTGCTCGAAGCACTCAATCCGCTCAACCATGCCGTAACCAACGCCTGCGTAAGCGCCGAACGCGCACTTGCCCGTGCGCTTGACGGCAGCTGCCAAGTGCCGCTGGCCGCCTATTGCACTGAAGCAGACGGCCTGCTCACCCTGCATGGCCTGGTCGGCCACCCCGACGGCTCCGTGACTTTGCAGGCACAGGCCGAGGCGCCGTTGGCCTATGCCGATGCACTCGGCCGCGCCGTGGCAAAAAAGCTGGCCGAAGATGGCGCGATAGAATTGATTCAAGCCATTTTGGCCGAACAATAA